A stretch of Pseudomonadota bacterium DNA encodes these proteins:
- the ahcY gene encoding adenosylhomocysteinase, which produces MEASPNSKSTDYKVADLGLADLGRREIEIAEKEMPGLMSVREKYGPKKPLAGQRITGSLHMTVQTAVLIETLRALGADVRWASCNIFSTQDSAAAAIAEGGVPVYAWKGESLEEYWWCTNRALSFPNGKGPTLIVDDGGDATLLIHKGHELETHFEKHKSLPPITTEVAEEIVIEQLLRKIHAEDPRRWRKVVPELVGVSEETTTGVHRLYQRMEAGTLLVAAYNVNDSVTKSKFDNLYGCRESLADGLKRATGVMVAGKVVVVCGYGEVGKGCAQSMRGFGARVVVTEIDPICALQAAMEGYEVATVEDALQEADIFVTTTGNRDVITADHMAAMKDQAIVCNIGHFDNEIQMDKLEKRKGVTRVNIKPQTDKWVFPDGHAIYVLAEGRLVNLGCANGHPSFVMSSSFTNQCLAQMALAKDKPKVGVYMLPKALDEEVARLHLGKLGVKLTRLTNEQAAYIGVPVDGPYKAEHYRY; this is translated from the coding sequence ATGGAAGCTTCGCCGAACAGCAAGTCCACGGACTACAAGGTCGCCGACCTCGGCCTCGCCGATCTCGGCCGCCGGGAGATCGAGATCGCCGAGAAGGAGATGCCCGGCCTCATGTCGGTGCGCGAGAAGTACGGGCCGAAGAAGCCTCTCGCGGGCCAGCGGATCACGGGCTCGCTGCACATGACGGTGCAGACCGCGGTGCTCATCGAGACGCTGCGCGCGCTCGGCGCCGACGTGCGGTGGGCGAGCTGCAACATCTTCTCCACGCAGGACAGCGCGGCCGCAGCGATCGCGGAGGGCGGCGTGCCGGTCTACGCGTGGAAGGGCGAGTCGCTCGAGGAGTACTGGTGGTGCACGAATCGCGCCCTCTCGTTCCCGAACGGGAAGGGCCCGACGCTCATCGTCGACGACGGCGGCGACGCCACGCTCCTCATCCACAAGGGGCACGAGCTCGAGACGCACTTCGAGAAGCACAAGAGCCTGCCGCCGATCACGACGGAGGTGGCCGAAGAGATCGTGATCGAGCAGCTCCTGCGCAAGATCCACGCGGAGGATCCACGAAGGTGGCGCAAGGTCGTGCCCGAGCTCGTCGGCGTGTCCGAGGAGACGACCACCGGCGTGCACCGCCTCTACCAGCGCATGGAGGCGGGGACGCTCCTCGTCGCGGCGTACAACGTCAACGACTCGGTGACCAAGTCCAAGTTCGACAACCTCTACGGCTGCCGCGAGTCGCTCGCAGACGGGCTGAAGCGCGCCACGGGGGTCATGGTCGCGGGCAAGGTCGTGGTCGTGTGCGGCTACGGCGAGGTGGGCAAGGGCTGCGCGCAGTCCATGCGTGGATTCGGCGCGCGCGTCGTCGTCACGGAGATCGATCCCATCTGCGCGCTCCAGGCCGCGATGGAGGGGTACGAGGTCGCGACGGTCGAGGACGCGCTTCAGGAGGCGGACATCTTCGTCACGACGACCGGCAACCGCGACGTGATCACGGCCGATCACATGGCCGCCATGAAGGACCAGGCGATCGTGTGCAACATCGGGCACTTCGACAACGAGATCCAGATGGACAAGCTCGAGAAGCGCAAGGGCGTCACGCGCGTCAACATCAAGCCGCAGACGGACAAGTGGGTCTTCCCGGACGGGCACGCGATCTACGTGCTCGCCGAGGGCCGGCTCGTGAACCTCGGCTGCGCCAACGGCCACCCGAGCTTCGTGATGTCCAGCTCATTCACGAACCAGTGCCTCGCGCAGATGGCGCTCGCCAAGGACAAGCCGAAGGTCGGCGTGTACATGCTGCCCAAGGCGCTCGATGAGGAGGTCGCGCGCCTGCACCTCGGCAAGCTCGGCGTGAAGCTCACGCGGCTCACGAATGAGCAGGCCGCGTACATCGGCGTCCCGGTCGACGGGCCCTACAAGGCGGAGCACTACAGGTATTAG
- a CDS encoding CapA family protein codes for MTIREPIRTLACAAIALLASCCRPDAPTGSEPEALRTIAFAGDTQLGRRLNGCVDQHGFSRPLERIRAPLVDADLAIVNLECVLSARGFVVNPETGRMFHAGGYHFRGRPELVRILADAGVDVAILANNHAFDYGPDALLDGIRILDDAGIAAVGAGKDLDRAMAPVFRRIGDTAVAVIAVHSTNSGIAAAEERPGNHFSSIFKAKAFVARVKAQVEAARARADVVLLAVHWGMNGVLEPTREMRDVARSLVRDAGVDAILGSHGHVLHGVEIIDGRPVIYDAGNLLLDFSGKGFMEGDWSRSAVFELRFDRHGVRRLEATPLRVDYCTSYPAEGALGAEILASFVKRSQALGTKVVITDGRAVVDLAPAKARPAPSRRYENPPPVAPKLPAPGASGSSNVLDKVPDGTKSVGAVFENGVELVGYLASERTDPGSWVWVMLYWRTAKPLAEDCDASIRVRGDASKNEERWSGGVRPMGDWMSPATQWKPGQIIADEYVLRTPQDVKAGKYRLLVDLRSGKRPIGLVSSGRAAADGDRLVIGGFEAGGAAPP; via the coding sequence ATGACGATTCGCGAACCGATCCGAACCCTCGCCTGCGCGGCCATCGCCCTGCTCGCGTCGTGCTGCCGCCCGGATGCTCCGACGGGGAGCGAGCCCGAAGCGCTCCGGACGATCGCCTTCGCCGGAGACACGCAGCTCGGCCGGCGGTTGAACGGGTGCGTCGATCAGCACGGTTTCTCGCGTCCGCTCGAGCGCATCCGGGCCCCGCTCGTCGACGCCGATCTCGCGATCGTCAACCTGGAGTGCGTGCTGTCGGCGCGCGGGTTTGTCGTGAACCCCGAGACCGGCAGGATGTTCCACGCGGGCGGCTACCACTTCCGCGGGCGCCCCGAGCTCGTCCGAATCCTCGCCGACGCCGGGGTCGACGTCGCGATCCTGGCGAACAACCACGCGTTCGACTACGGCCCGGACGCACTGCTGGACGGCATCCGCATTCTCGACGACGCCGGGATCGCCGCGGTCGGCGCGGGGAAGGACCTCGATCGGGCGATGGCGCCCGTGTTCCGGCGGATCGGGGACACCGCCGTCGCGGTCATCGCCGTGCACTCGACGAACAGCGGGATCGCGGCGGCGGAGGAGAGGCCGGGAAACCACTTCTCTTCGATCTTCAAGGCGAAGGCGTTCGTGGCGAGGGTCAAGGCGCAGGTCGAGGCGGCGCGGGCGCGGGCGGACGTCGTGCTGCTCGCGGTCCATTGGGGGATGAACGGCGTGCTCGAACCGACCCGGGAGATGCGCGACGTCGCGCGGTCCCTCGTCCGAGACGCCGGCGTCGACGCGATCCTCGGATCCCACGGCCACGTGCTCCACGGCGTGGAGATCATCGACGGGCGCCCCGTCATCTACGACGCGGGCAACCTCCTGCTCGATTTCAGCGGAAAAGGCTTCATGGAGGGCGACTGGAGCCGATCGGCCGTGTTCGAGCTGCGCTTCGACAGGCACGGCGTGCGCCGGCTCGAGGCCACCCCGCTCCGAGTGGACTACTGCACGAGCTACCCAGCCGAGGGCGCGCTGGGCGCGGAGATCCTCGCGTCGTTCGTGAAGCGCTCGCAGGCGCTCGGCACGAAGGTTGTGATCACGGACGGTCGCGCCGTCGTCGATCTCGCCCCGGCGAAGGCCCGGCCCGCTCCTTCGAGGCGATACGAAAATCCGCCCCCGGTCGCGCCGAAGCTCCCGGCTCCGGGCGCAAGCGGCTCCTCGAACGTCCTCGACAAGGTCCCGGACGGTACGAAGAGCGTCGGCGCGGTCTTCGAGAACGGCGTCGAGCTCGTCGGCTACCTGGCTTCAGAGAGGACCGACCCCGGCTCGTGGGTTTGGGTCATGCTGTACTGGCGGACCGCGAAGCCGCTCGCGGAGGACTGCGACGCCTCGATACGCGTTCGCGGCGACGCGTCGAAGAACGAAGAGAGGTGGAGCGGCGGAGTCAGGCCGATGGGCGATTGGATGTCACCGGCGACGCAGTGGAAGCCGGGGCAGATCATCGCCGACGAGTACGTCCTCAGGACGCCGCAGGACGTGAAGGCGGGAAAGTACCGTCTGCTCGTCGATCTGAGGTCCGGGAAGCGGCCCATCGGCCTGGTCTCGTCGGGGCGCGCGGCCGCCGACGGGGATCGGCTCGTGATCGGGGGATTCGAGGCAGGCGGGGCGGCTCCGCCGTGA
- a CDS encoding MBL fold metallo-hydrolase, whose product MCLSLARICRAAPRLFAAAAFAALTGLAACSRPPLAPPADRGWRVFAIEYGESSVERSMLLRGAPKGERAAMSWYAWLLVSNRSMDRRILVDTGFDDAAHAKKWRFERRDRVSAILDRAGVAPPSITDVVITHGHWDHAGDTAPYVDARFWIQKAAAASLRHVERLAVLEGPKEIAHGVTLVPGGGHAPGMQWVKIALGDAKKRTAAIASDVAYLDESVEKLAPTGSTRNPDADLAALRAMIAATGSAALVLPGHDPLVAERLSRVAEHVYELK is encoded by the coding sequence GTGTGCCTGTCTCTCGCGCGGATTTGCCGCGCCGCCCCACGGCTGTTCGCGGCGGCGGCTTTCGCGGCGCTCACCGGGCTCGCCGCCTGCTCGCGCCCCCCTCTTGCGCCCCCCGCCGATCGCGGCTGGCGCGTGTTCGCGATCGAGTACGGTGAGTCGTCCGTGGAGCGCTCGATGCTCCTGCGCGGCGCGCCGAAGGGCGAGCGGGCGGCGATGTCCTGGTACGCCTGGCTGCTCGTTTCGAACCGATCGATGGATCGCCGGATCCTCGTGGACACGGGGTTCGACGACGCCGCACACGCGAAGAAGTGGCGCTTCGAACGCCGCGATCGGGTGAGCGCGATCCTCGATCGCGCCGGTGTCGCCCCGCCGTCTATCACGGACGTCGTGATCACGCACGGCCACTGGGATCACGCCGGCGATACCGCGCCGTACGTCGACGCGCGCTTCTGGATCCAGAAAGCCGCGGCCGCCTCGCTGCGTCACGTCGAGAGGCTCGCCGTGCTCGAGGGCCCCAAGGAGATCGCCCACGGCGTGACGCTCGTACCGGGCGGCGGCCACGCGCCCGGCATGCAGTGGGTCAAGATCGCGCTCGGCGACGCAAAGAAGCGCACGGCCGCGATCGCGAGCGACGTCGCCTACTTGGACGAGAGCGTCGAGAAGCTCGCCCCGACCGGATCCACAAGGAACCCGGACGCCGACCTCGCAGCTCTTCGCGCCATGATCGCCGCTACGGGGAGCGCGGCGCTCGTCCTGCCCGGTCACGACCCTTTGGTCGCGGAGCGGCTCTCGCGGGTCGCGGAGCACGTCTACGAGCTGAAATAG
- a CDS encoding sulfatase: protein MVWLAVFDGFVRVVSDGGARPSFAAALFVLGAALFVGAVVGLVLGAALAAASVRGPARPATAGVVEGLFRAPVWTLALGAVALAAPILAAVPIRAALLPKSSKLAAAADLAAIVVGWALAWIVLRAFGQRSGRRLSRRVAGFLLFGLCVAAAFGAAKLRPYLESADLWNLALTGEFALAFGAVVCLLPEAQRLARVSAVAAILAVLAGAAVVYTLETRAGIREEAAADLRPASWIVTAGTALVDFDGDGFSPIFGGGDCDDRRDDVNPEAIEIPGNGIDENCRDGDLAPKPPWPPRPTFLPLPAGVREPKSIIIIVMDAVRQDHLGVYGYGRPTSPSIDAFSERAVRFTRAYSSAPTTRIALPVLFTGRTLGEIPWDRRMFPFGMLDGVDTLAEILKKERGFRSAAFVTHRNMTRKWGWVQGFDEVNDKYVLPRSEYESVSTGEGLAKEVSGWIEAHKDERFLVWAHFLDAHSQYLKHEEGPDFGDSDIDRYDSEIWYTDRAVGSILQKLDALGMSDETMVVLMADHGELFGEHGSRSHGGSLWEPVSRIPLIVRAPGVGLRVSDCLVGHVDLAPTILNLVGIDGGKYGMSGASLLPELDGAACPKDREIVLEMRYGRLSAPNLTALVGDKYKLEMNNSLRSFRFTDLEADPDERKNSRSQHPEEYRAMRERLLAWTEVYGNRELADIVARLTSDAPPAGAERVDAEFENGLELVAIDFGERRVSSDESPDLQFYLRTSERIRAECRIEFFLVDGDGDVRFKSSHPPVAGTFPLRLWPLGRIVNDGYGFEFRTKQMKGGRVGTGEYDARVGIECDGEEVRAVAGDVDRRGRVRVGKFRVAKRGKGREAARERAEE from the coding sequence ATGGTGTGGCTCGCCGTGTTCGACGGCTTCGTGCGCGTCGTCTCCGACGGGGGCGCCCGGCCGAGCTTCGCCGCCGCGCTGTTCGTCCTCGGGGCCGCGCTGTTCGTCGGCGCGGTCGTCGGACTCGTCCTCGGGGCTGCGCTCGCTGCGGCTTCGGTGCGCGGGCCGGCCCGGCCGGCGACCGCGGGTGTCGTCGAAGGGCTCTTTCGCGCGCCCGTGTGGACGCTCGCCTTGGGTGCCGTCGCGCTCGCCGCGCCGATCCTCGCCGCCGTGCCGATCCGCGCGGCGCTCCTCCCGAAGAGCTCGAAACTCGCCGCGGCTGCGGACCTCGCGGCGATCGTCGTCGGGTGGGCGCTCGCGTGGATCGTCCTTCGGGCGTTCGGACAGCGGAGCGGTCGGCGGCTTTCGCGCAGGGTCGCAGGGTTCCTGCTTTTCGGCCTCTGTGTCGCGGCGGCGTTCGGCGCGGCGAAGCTCAGGCCCTACCTGGAGTCCGCGGATCTGTGGAACCTCGCGCTGACAGGGGAGTTCGCGCTCGCCTTCGGCGCCGTCGTCTGCCTGCTCCCCGAGGCGCAGCGGCTCGCGCGCGTGTCCGCTGTCGCGGCGATCCTCGCAGTCTTGGCGGGCGCCGCGGTCGTCTACACCCTCGAGACGCGCGCCGGGATCCGCGAAGAGGCCGCGGCAGACCTGCGCCCGGCGAGCTGGATCGTGACCGCGGGAACGGCCCTAGTGGACTTCGACGGGGACGGTTTCTCGCCGATCTTCGGGGGCGGCGACTGCGACGACCGGAGGGACGACGTCAACCCCGAGGCGATCGAGATCCCAGGCAACGGAATCGACGAGAATTGCCGCGACGGCGATCTCGCGCCCAAGCCGCCGTGGCCGCCGAGGCCGACGTTCTTGCCGCTGCCGGCGGGGGTCCGCGAGCCGAAGTCGATCATCATCATCGTGATGGACGCGGTGCGGCAGGATCACCTTGGCGTCTACGGGTACGGGCGGCCCACGTCTCCCAGTATCGACGCGTTCAGCGAGAGGGCGGTCCGCTTCACCCGCGCCTATTCGTCCGCCCCGACCACGCGGATCGCGCTCCCGGTGCTGTTCACGGGAAGGACGCTCGGCGAGATCCCATGGGATCGGCGCATGTTCCCCTTCGGGATGCTCGACGGCGTGGACACCCTCGCCGAGATCCTGAAAAAGGAGCGCGGGTTCCGCTCCGCGGCGTTCGTCACGCACCGCAACATGACCCGCAAGTGGGGTTGGGTCCAGGGCTTCGATGAGGTGAACGACAAGTACGTGTTGCCGCGCTCCGAATACGAGTCCGTCTCCACCGGCGAGGGGCTGGCAAAGGAGGTCTCGGGGTGGATAGAGGCGCACAAGGACGAGCGCTTCCTCGTCTGGGCCCACTTCCTCGACGCCCATTCCCAATACCTGAAACACGAGGAAGGCCCGGACTTCGGCGACTCGGACATCGATCGATACGACAGCGAGATCTGGTACACGGATCGCGCGGTCGGCTCCATCCTGCAGAAGCTCGACGCGCTCGGCATGAGCGACGAGACGATGGTCGTCCTGATGGCGGACCACGGGGAGCTGTTCGGCGAGCATGGGAGCAGGAGCCACGGCGGCAGCCTGTGGGAGCCGGTTTCGCGGATCCCGCTCATCGTGCGGGCTCCAGGGGTCGGGCTCCGCGTGAGCGACTGCCTGGTCGGGCACGTCGATCTCGCCCCGACCATCCTGAACCTCGTGGGGATCGACGGCGGGAAGTACGGGATGTCCGGCGCGTCGCTGTTGCCCGAGCTGGACGGCGCGGCGTGCCCGAAGGACCGGGAGATCGTGCTCGAAATGCGCTACGGCCGGTTGAGCGCGCCGAACCTCACGGCGCTGGTCGGGGACAAGTACAAGCTGGAGATGAACAACTCGCTCAGGAGCTTCCGCTTCACCGATCTCGAGGCCGATCCCGACGAGCGCAAGAACTCCCGCTCGCAGCACCCGGAGGAGTACCGCGCGATGCGGGAGCGGCTCCTCGCGTGGACGGAGGTGTACGGGAACCGGGAGCTCGCAGATATCGTCGCGCGGCTCACGTCGGATGCGCCGCCGGCGGGGGCGGAGCGCGTCGACGCCGAGTTCGAGAACGGCCTGGAGCTCGTCGCGATCGACTTCGGCGAGCGCCGCGTGTCCTCCGACGAGTCACCCGATCTGCAGTTCTACCTGAGGACGTCCGAGCGGATCCGCGCGGAGTGCAGAATCGAGTTCTTCCTCGTGGACGGCGACGGGGACGTTCGTTTCAAGTCGAGCCACCCGCCCGTGGCGGGCACCTTCCCGCTGCGCCTCTGGCCGCTCGGGCGGATCGTGAACGACGGGTACGGGTTCGAGTTCCGCACCAAGCAGATGAAGGGGGGCCGGGTCGGTACCGGCGAGTACGACGCGCGGGTCGGGATCGAGTGCGATGGCGAGGAGGTGCGGGCCGTCGCCGGGGACGTGGACCGCCGGGGAAGGGTCCGCGTCGGGAAGTTCCGCGTGGCGAAGCGCGGCAAGGGAAGGGAGGCCGCTCGTGAACGAGCCGAGGAGTAG
- a CDS encoding dihydroorotase — protein MSGSLLIRDARIVTDGTISEGDVFVRGDRIEAVGGDLGARAADEVIDARGKVLLPGLIDDHVHFREPGLTDKGDIAHESRAAVAGGVTSFMDMPNTVPQATSRAAIDAKIALAAAASAANYAFYLGATAGNLEEIRRAHESRACGVKLFMGASTGDMLVDDRAAIARIFEASRLPIAVHCEDSAIIARNAAAVRATRGETPPCSVHAEIRSWEACLASTAIAVGLARELGTRLHVLHVSCAEELDLFEPGPIEGKRITAEACVHHLWFDAGDYDALGTRIKCNPAIKERRHRDALRAALAAGRIDVIGTDHAPHLLEEKARGYFAAPSGIPTIQHALPALLELHLDGALPLELIAERACHTPARLFRVRDRGHVREGYYADLVLADLFSPRRVERGDLLSKCAWSPFEGTTFRASVEVTIVNGRVAYRNGRPVDGPRGLPLELA, from the coding sequence GTGTCGGGATCCCTCCTCATCCGCGACGCGCGGATCGTGACCGACGGGACGATCTCCGAGGGGGACGTCTTCGTGCGCGGCGATCGGATCGAAGCCGTGGGCGGCGATCTCGGCGCGCGGGCGGCGGACGAAGTGATCGACGCGCGCGGCAAGGTGCTCCTGCCCGGGCTGATCGACGACCACGTCCACTTCCGCGAGCCCGGGCTCACGGACAAGGGCGACATCGCGCACGAGTCCCGCGCCGCGGTGGCCGGCGGCGTCACGAGCTTCATGGACATGCCGAACACGGTCCCACAGGCGACCTCCCGCGCCGCGATCGACGCGAAGATCGCCCTCGCCGCGGCGGCGTCCGCCGCGAACTACGCGTTCTACCTCGGCGCGACCGCGGGCAACCTCGAGGAGATCCGGCGGGCGCACGAGTCGCGCGCGTGCGGCGTGAAGCTGTTCATGGGCGCATCCACGGGCGACATGCTCGTCGACGACCGCGCCGCGATCGCGCGGATCTTCGAGGCCTCGCGGCTGCCTATCGCGGTGCACTGCGAGGACTCGGCGATCATCGCGCGCAACGCCGCCGCCGTCCGGGCGACGCGCGGGGAGACGCCGCCGTGCTCCGTGCACGCGGAGATCCGGAGCTGGGAGGCGTGCCTCGCGTCGACCGCGATCGCCGTCGGGCTCGCCCGCGAGCTCGGCACGAGGCTCCACGTGCTCCACGTGAGCTGCGCCGAGGAGCTCGATCTCTTCGAGCCCGGCCCTATCGAGGGCAAGCGGATCACTGCCGAGGCGTGCGTGCACCACCTCTGGTTCGACGCGGGCGACTACGACGCGCTCGGCACCCGCATCAAGTGCAACCCGGCGATCAAGGAGCGGCGCCACCGCGACGCGCTCCGGGCCGCCCTCGCGGCCGGGCGGATCGACGTGATCGGCACGGATCACGCGCCGCACCTCCTCGAGGAGAAGGCCCGGGGATACTTCGCGGCGCCGTCCGGCATCCCCACCATCCAGCACGCGCTCCCGGCGCTGCTCGAGCTGCACCTCGACGGGGCGCTCCCGCTCGAGCTCATCGCCGAGCGCGCATGCCACACCCCGGCGCGGCTCTTCCGGGTTCGGGATCGCGGCCACGTCCGCGAGGGCTACTACGCCGATCTCGTGCTCGCGGATCTCTTTTCGCCGCGGCGGGTCGAGAGAGGAGACCTCCTCTCGAAGTGCGCGTGGTCCCCCTTCGAGGGCACGACGTTCAGGGCCTCGGTGGAAGTGACGATCGTCAACGGGCGCGTGGCGTACCGGAACGGGCGCCCCGTCGACGGCCCCCGCGGGCTGCCGCTGGAGCTCGCATGA
- a CDS encoding radical SAM protein encodes MRIYGPVPSRRFGLSLGVDVVPRKTCTYDCIYCQVGPPGRLPDALERFYPVDEILKDVAEALDEGPTPDVVTLAGSGEPTLYSELGALIDGLHALAKAPVLLITNGSLLWREGVAAAARKAEILAPSLDAGDPETFARINRPTAGVPFERMVEGLRSALAAHPGEVRLEVMLVRGVNDGEESLRAIERITRTLRFDRLDLNTPVRPPVPERGALPCDEETLARAVAIFGSKAVPIGTFDKKSGAIRPPRSFDDFDKDIREMILRRPCTVEDIAASLGAPLEAVAASLSRLDAAGLAERRDGQAGAYWAAPKKQKPLV; translated from the coding sequence ATGCGGATCTACGGGCCGGTCCCCTCGCGCAGGTTCGGATTGTCGCTCGGCGTCGACGTCGTGCCGCGCAAGACGTGCACCTACGACTGCATCTACTGCCAGGTCGGCCCGCCCGGTAGGCTCCCCGACGCGCTCGAGCGCTTCTATCCGGTCGACGAGATCCTCAAGGACGTCGCCGAGGCGCTCGACGAGGGGCCGACGCCGGACGTCGTCACGCTCGCGGGCTCCGGCGAGCCGACGCTGTACTCTGAGCTCGGCGCGCTCATCGACGGGCTGCACGCTCTCGCGAAAGCCCCGGTGCTGCTCATCACGAACGGCTCGCTCCTCTGGCGAGAGGGCGTGGCGGCGGCCGCGCGCAAGGCCGAGATCCTCGCGCCGTCGCTGGACGCGGGCGATCCCGAGACGTTCGCCCGGATCAACCGGCCGACGGCCGGGGTCCCGTTCGAGCGGATGGTCGAAGGGTTGCGGTCCGCGCTCGCGGCGCACCCGGGCGAGGTTCGCCTCGAGGTGATGCTCGTGCGCGGCGTCAACGACGGCGAGGAGAGCCTGCGCGCGATCGAGAGGATCACGCGGACGCTGCGCTTCGATCGCCTCGATCTGAACACCCCGGTGCGGCCCCCGGTCCCGGAGCGCGGCGCGCTGCCGTGCGACGAGGAAACGCTCGCGCGGGCCGTCGCGATCTTCGGCTCCAAGGCGGTGCCGATCGGGACGTTCGACAAGAAGAGCGGCGCGATCCGGCCGCCTCGATCGTTCGACGATTTCGACAAGGACATCCGCGAGATGATCCTCCGCAGGCCGTGCACCGTCGAGGATATCGCCGCGTCCCTCGGCGCGCCTCTGGAGGCCGTCGCCGCGAGCCTCTCGCGCCTCGACGCCGCCGGGCTCGCCGAGCGCCGCGACGGGCAGGCCGGCGCGTACTGGGCGGCGCCGAAGAAACAGAAGCCGCTCGTCTAA